GGGGTCCGGCGGGTCCCACACCTGGGCGTTGAAAATCAGGGTGCAGGGGTCCTGGACCACCCGCCGGGCTGCCGTGGGAATCCGGTCCCCCTGCCCTCCAGGCCAGATCACTTTCAGGCGGAACAGGTCCTGGTGGGAAAATTGATCGGCATCGAACCGGGCTTCAAACACGACGTCATTAATTTTGGAAACCTGAAATTCTGGCACACACTGCCAGTGGTTTCTGTCACACAGGATAAACATGTCTGTGGCGTAAGGTGCCCATTCCGTGAACACCCACTGCTGCCGGGAAGAATCAAAATGCAGGCCGAATTGCAAATGATAATCGGCAAACCCGGTCAGGGACCCGTCATGTTCGGCCCGGATCGTTTTTTCCAGATCCTGTGCAGCCCCGTACCGAAACCGGATGGTGTCAGCATATGCCGACAGGCCCGGATCATTGAATATTCCGGGATCAGACAAGGAAGGGCCTCTGGAGCATTTTTTCATACAGATTGATATACGCTTCGGCACACCGGGAATGGTTGAACCCCAGCACGCTGTCGATCATGATCCGGTGGATCTGCTGTTCCCTGATCTGTTCATCCAACATGTAAAAATCCATAGCCCGGTGCATGGCCCAGGAAAGCCCCTGGGCATCATGGACATTGAACAAAAATCCGTTGCCTGTATCTGCCGAAGGATCCAGCTGCGTCACGGTATCATGCAACCCGCCGGTGTCAAACACGATGGGCAGGGAGCCATAGATTCCGCCGATCATCTGGGGCAGGCCGCAGGGTTCGAACGCCGAAGGCATGAGCACGAAATCAGCCGCGGCAAAGGCCTGATGGGACAATCCCTCGTTGAATCCGCAAATGCTGACACGCCGGCCGATCCCATGGAACCGGACGATTTCATGAAAATATTTTTCATAGGCCCCGGATGCCACGGATACGATCTGCAGCCCCTGATCCCAGTACCGGTCCACCATCTGATACATGATGTCGGCCAGCAGCTGGCAGCCTTTCTGCACGGGATCCAGCCGGGAAGGCCAGAAAAACAAAGGGGCGTGTTCGTTTTCCTCCAGATCCAGAATTTTTTGCAGATAGGTTTTGTTGGCCGCCTTGAACTGTTTGTGGTTTTTAGGTCCATAATTGTATCGGATCAGATCATCCACGGCCGGGTTGAATTCCGGCTCCGGCGCGTTGAGAATGCCGGTGGCGCATCCGGCATGATATTTACCGGACAGCTCGTTTTTCAGGCAGGGTTCCACAAACGGATGACGGTCCTCCACGATCTCTTTTAAAAAAGTGGGGCTTACCGTATTCACGTAATGGGCCGCAAACACCCCGGAAGAGAGAAAATCCACCCGGTTCCATCCCCGGCTCTCTTCATAGTTTTCCGGCGGTTTTTTAAAGTACAGCCACTGCCAGAACGAGGCCGCATCAATGCCCCGGTCCTCGATCTCCGCCAGGGTGGAAGTCATGGTATGGATATTGTGAATGGTGAACAGGCAGGGGATCTCCATTTTCCGGGACATGGCCGGAATCAGGCCGGTCATCCAGTCATTGCAGTGGATAATGTCCGGCTCCACCCGGGGAATGATGTTGTTGATCACCTCCCGCTGGAACGCCAGGGATACTTTCAGATCCATATCGGAATATCCGGAATACACATTGTTCAGATAATAAAACGCCCGGTCCGCCGCCAGATGGATCCGCTCTTCATCCAGGCGTTTACGGATCTTGGCCAGTTCCCGGCTGTGGGTCTTGGTGGTGGCCCCGTCAAAGATGGACCGGTAATCCGGCAGCGCCACATGCACATCGCACCCCAGGTCGAACAAAGCGGAAATCAGGGCCGCAGACACATCCGCCAGCCCACCGGCCTTGGCGGAATAGTTGGACCGGGTTCCCATATCCTCCGGCAGATAGGAAACTTCCGGCGTCACAATCAGAATTCGGGGTTTTTGTGCCATTTACCGCCCCCTGTGGAATTGGTTATAAAAAAGACCCGGATCACTCATCCGGCATCGCCCAGGTAATCAGGCCCGGAATATTGCGAAGCACGTCATCGCCTCTGGGAATCACCCGGGCCGTATATCCGAAGCGGCCGGAATCTGAGCACACCACCCGACACCCGTATAGATGCGTCCCCGGGGCAATGGTGCTCTGCAGTTTCATGGTTTCCGCCCGGCTCTTCTCCAGCTCCCCGGTTCCCAGAAGCCTGCCGTGGTAAATCTGAACCTCCACTTCATCCGGGCTCAGTTCCCCTAAAAACACCTCAAGCACCACACTGAACGTATCGCCTACGGCAAAATCCTCTGCCGGTTTTATTCGGGGCTTTGACACCCGGATATGGGACCACAGGGCATTGAGCCGGGATTGTGTCAGGGCCAGATCCTTGGCTTTTCTGCCTGAATCCTGAGTCAGGTCCCGTAAATTTCCGACGGAAGGAATATAAAACCGGGACGTGTACTCTCTCACCATCCGGTCACTGGAAAAATCCGTAATGGCCATCTTCATGGCCGCTTTCATCATCCGGACCCATTTTTGGGGCGGATTACCCCGGATTCGATCATAAAATACCGGAATTACATCATTTTCCAGCACATTGAACAAGGACTGACTTTCCACTTCATCCTGATACCCGGGATCGTCATAATCCGTGCCGTTACCGATCCGCCAGCCCCGGGTATCATCATACCCCTCACACCACCAGCCGTCCAGAATGGATAAATTAAGCCCTCCGTTGGCAGCCGCCTTCATCCCGGATGTGCCGCAGGCCTCATAAGGACGTCTCGGGGTATTGAGCCACACATCACATCCCTGGACCATATACCGGGCGATATTGATATCATAGTTTTCCAGAAAAACGATCCGGTGCCGGACCGCCGGCTGCCGTGCGAATTCAACAATCCGCCTGATCAAATCTTTGCCTTCGTTGTCATTGGGATGGGCTTTCCCGGCAAACACCAGCTGGACCGGGTGGTCCGTACTGGTGATCAACCGGGTCAGCCGCTGGGGGTCTTTGAGCAGCAGACCGGCTCGTTTATACGTGGCGAACCGCCTGGCAAAACAGATGGTCAGCACCCGGTGGTCCAGGGTGACGGACACGTCATCCAGCAGGGTTCGGGCGGCATTGCGCCGTTCATACTGACTCATCAGCAGTTGCCGGCATTTTCGGATCAGGTTGGACCGGTCCATTTCATGGACATGCCACAGGTCGGCATCATCGATGTTGTCAATGCGCGATACCAGTGCCGGCTCCGACTGCCGTTCTATCCAGTCCGCAGCCAGATACCGCTCCAAAAGTCCGTTTTTGTGGCGGGAAATATAGGAATTGATGTGCACCCCGTTGGTAACATTAAAAATGGGGATTTCCTCTTTCTGACGCCGGGGCCACAATCCCTGCCACATCCGCCGGGCCACCTTCCCGTGAAGCCGGCTGACCCCGTTGATGTATCCGGAAAATTGAACCCCGAAACAGAACATGGAAAATCTTCCGTTTTTGTCATCCCCGGGAACCTCCCCCCAGGACAGAAGTTCTTCCACGGAAATATCGAATTTTTCCGCATAAGGCGCAACATACGGGCGGACCTGATGTTTGTCGAATTCGTCATGTCCGGCAGCCACCGGGGTATGGGTGGTGAACACAGTACTGCGGCGGCAGACCTGGGACGCACTCTGAAAATTCAAGTCATACCGTTCCATAATCTGACAGATCCGTTCCAGCCCGGCAAAGGTACAATGCCCTTCGTTCATATGGCAGACCGACGGAAACAGGCCCATGGCTTTGAGGGCCCGGGTGCCGCCGATACCCAGCAGTGCTTCCTGGGCCACCCGGATATCCCCATGGCTGGCATACAACCGGGAGGTGATATTCCGGATATGTCCCGGGTTTTCAGGCAGGTTGGTGTCCAAAAGCAAAAGTCGGACCTTTCCCACGTGAATCTCCCAGACGCAGGCATGGATGATTCCGTGCGGTCCCGGGATATCGATCACCAGATCTTCACCGGATGCCCGGGTGACTTTCCGGGTCGGCAGATCAAACACATCGATGACGGGATAGGTTTCCTGCTGCCAGCCGTTATGGTCCAGATACTGGCGGAAATAGCCTTCCCGGAACAACAGACCGATGCCGGTCAAAGGAAGCCCCAGTGCGGAAGATGCTTTGAGATGATCCCCGG
Above is a window of Desulfotignum balticum DSM 7044 DNA encoding:
- a CDS encoding glycogen synthase gives rise to the protein MAQKPRILIVTPEVSYLPEDMGTRSNYSAKAGGLADVSAALISALFDLGCDVHVALPDYRSIFDGATTKTHSRELAKIRKRLDEERIHLAADRAFYYLNNVYSGYSDMDLKVSLAFQREVINNIIPRVEPDIIHCNDWMTGLIPAMSRKMEIPCLFTIHNIHTMTSTLAEIEDRGIDAASFWQWLYFKKPPENYEESRGWNRVDFLSSGVFAAHYVNTVSPTFLKEIVEDRHPFVEPCLKNELSGKYHAGCATGILNAPEPEFNPAVDDLIRYNYGPKNHKQFKAANKTYLQKILDLEENEHAPLFFWPSRLDPVQKGCQLLADIMYQMVDRYWDQGLQIVSVASGAYEKYFHEIVRFHGIGRRVSICGFNEGLSHQAFAAADFVLMPSAFEPCGLPQMIGGIYGSLPIVFDTGGLHDTVTQLDPSADTGNGFLFNVHDAQGLSWAMHRAMDFYMLDEQIREQQIHRIMIDSVLGFNHSRCAEAYINLYEKMLQRPFLV
- the glgP gene encoding alpha-glucan family phosphorylase; its protein translation is MRDMQIYKVYPAIPESLAFLGDLARNLWWCWNDDAIDLFRRIHPGLWEKVGKNPVVFLARISTHRYEALSRDESFLGHLGRVKTRFETMSSEISRVPDLTLESGETVAYFSMEFGLHESLPFFAGGLGILAGDHLKASSALGLPLTGIGLLFREGYFRQYLDHNGWQQETYPVIDVFDLPTRKVTRASGEDLVIDIPGPHGIIHACVWEIHVGKVRLLLLDTNLPENPGHIRNITSRLYASHGDIRVAQEALLGIGGTRALKAMGLFPSVCHMNEGHCTFAGLERICQIMERYDLNFQSASQVCRRSTVFTTHTPVAAGHDEFDKHQVRPYVAPYAEKFDISVEELLSWGEVPGDDKNGRFSMFCFGVQFSGYINGVSRLHGKVARRMWQGLWPRRQKEEIPIFNVTNGVHINSYISRHKNGLLERYLAADWIERQSEPALVSRIDNIDDADLWHVHEMDRSNLIRKCRQLLMSQYERRNAARTLLDDVSVTLDHRVLTICFARRFATYKRAGLLLKDPQRLTRLITSTDHPVQLVFAGKAHPNDNEGKDLIRRIVEFARQPAVRHRIVFLENYDINIARYMVQGCDVWLNTPRRPYEACGTSGMKAAANGGLNLSILDGWWCEGYDDTRGWRIGNGTDYDDPGYQDEVESQSLFNVLENDVIPVFYDRIRGNPPQKWVRMMKAAMKMAITDFSSDRMVREYTSRFYIPSVGNLRDLTQDSGRKAKDLALTQSRLNALWSHIRVSKPRIKPAEDFAVGDTFSVVLEVFLGELSPDEVEVQIYHGRLLGTGELEKSRAETMKLQSTIAPGTHLYGCRVVCSDSGRFGYTARVIPRGDDVLRNIPGLITWAMPDE